Part of the Mytilus edulis chromosome 9, xbMytEdul2.2, whole genome shotgun sequence genome, GGGGAATTTATTGCCTTAATATACAAATTATTATGAATTTAGCTAATACTATAaattatatggttcgctactgaccccctacggatccatagagggttaatAAAAatcatagggggtgaggccggaggctgaatcccctatggattttattccCCGTCTATGGttcgtagggggtcagtagttaacaaTATAACGAATGTAtcgcacgctggactttttctgatgcgttatgttgaaaaataaacaatgaaacacaacaacattaatagatgacgtccccattaacgcgtcatgaaccccccatgaaatttactaaccccctacggtctcatatGGGGTCAtcacgtgacggcgttaaaccaatcacaacatgATATTTTACTCGCGGTGCGATAAGTGTCAATGGCATCCTTCATATGGTTATAAATCTGTCAAACACCAGTACCGATATTTTCGAATGTTGTCTTACAAATTGTCATTACGGCTTCATTCTTCTTACATTTTGTGCAAAGCAGTGAAACCTGCCAAAATCATCTGATATTCATTTCTTGTCATGAATATctaaattaaagtaaaatcatTTTAACCTTGAGATAACGATGTGTGAAAAGAGGtgttacaactgtcacataacttTGACTTTGTCTacttttgttttgtaaacatatgTAGCATTGTTACGAGAGAAGTTTCCAATTCCATAATGGCATTTCAAGATTTTATTATAATTGTGTTGTTTTCCTATATTTTCATTTACGTTTAAAACTGTCACATAACTTTTATATTGTCTacttttgttttgtaaacatatgTAGCATTGTTAACGAGAGAAAGAGTAGTGTTCCACTTgaataaacaatgaacaaaaacctAAAATCGTTTTTAGCTCAACAACAAATAAGATTGTCAAGCTCTGTCAATATGAATAACATGTAATTATCTGATTGGTCGtgatgtattatattttaatgtttcttAAACAATACGTCATGTACCACATGATTtaactatacatatatatactgcTGTCAGTTGATACAAatcataaatgttttaaattgaataagtaaaagcgTAAACGATGAAATCATTAATTCTTATCATAGCAGTTCTTATTGGGATGTTATTTGTTCCAGCGATAGAAAGTAAGTTTTTAATCTGTTCGTATACATTTCCAGAAAAATCACGGAAAACATGGAAAAGGCAAAGATTTAAAATCAACTCAACGTAAGAAGCTTGTAAGTTTTGTGTAAAGATGGATAGCCGGAGGAAAAGCTTTCTATCCAAATAAATTGAATTtcaatgcctgcaccaagtcaggaatatggcagttgtttccTCCTTATATGAGATGTGGATTTTGCCAATTGTacagggactttcctttttgaatttgcttggatttcggtatttttgatgttttaatttttatgaaacatgagacattacaaaatacaaaatcagatattataaatattaagaaacacttttttaatttatgaagttataatgaaataagaaaatatattacaattgATATGGTTAAGAATGTTCGCTGTACTTGATTTTGAGTGTTTGCCTTGTATTCCAAATTCTCTTGTTATGTCTATGTAGTGCTTATAAAAAAAATGCCCCTACTTTAGTCTTCATAGGTTTATAACATATAGTTTAAAAtccatatttgaaaatcttataaaattctttttattttttcatagtttttgaaagaaaaaaggtgccaatgggaaatgtattaaacatttaaagaaaatcattTCCAGCCAAATTCAAAggttaatatctcgaaaacaagcacaagGACCcttcattttttcttatttttagttcctttattttaattttattacttcATAAGAGTCTATAAAAAAGCTTGTTAAATTGAAACAGAGTACCAAACATACTTAATGAAATAATGCTAAAGTTTTTGTACATAAGTTAAACAGAGTGTTTTCCATTGTTACCAATATCTAAAATATTCTATCCAACAATGCTTTTGAGGCAATGAGTTGTTAAATCTACTTTTGAATATAAAGTATTTTAATGgaaatacaatatttgttttactacCAGACACAgcaaacatttatttcatttgtgATAAAAGACAGCCATATAATTATTTCTAATCTAACCCAGTCTGTTATGGATAGCCAGAACATTATATTCCAAAAACAcgtaaaatattttttctctgaTTTCTAAACAAAAAGTGCATAGTcttgcatataaataaaaattaattacaTGGTAGCCTCTCTaaattcaggagcctgtagttcagtggttgtcgttggttaatgtttgtaatatttgtttttgtttgtttttttgttaaaattaggCCGTTTATACTAttcgattgaattgtttcatatttttcatcttaaacccttttatagctgaccctACGGTATCTTCTTTTTCtctttgttgaagaccatacgattgcctataattgcttacatctattTCATTTAATCTCTGGTGGATAATTATCTcaatggcaattataccacatctcattatctttaagtttagtttaaacatattctatttggtgaattaaagcaaaatagaTTATACACAattaaatcatacttatgaagtcttctccataatacattataaataaacacaattatAGTATAATGAGCATGCATTTAAAGCAAACagtttatagaatataaatacaagctttcataggtaaaaaaaaagaagaaagggagagagaaaaagaaaaagaaagtttgaaaagtcaTATAATTCTGTGATGAAGACGTGGGTGTTGATGATTATGTTAATGATGTTACGTGTCATTATCAATAACACTTTATGAAGGTAAaagaaatctgtttgaccttttgatgaaatatttactgtaaaccaacttttttacgcggatactttatttcgcgttatACCAAATCAAGTCCATTTCGCGGCTTTTTTAATTCGCGAGTTTCTCATTTAATTGATGTagtttaataaagattttatttattcgcgacgatttatattcgcggtttttttctactcgcgaaagtcgcgaaaataactcgctcgcgaaaataagttggtttacagtaatatgtttttgaaaattgaatattttcttCTTTCGAAAGTTCCAAAATTCCGCAATAATaattttgtatctaaaacaaagttttcgGAAAGCCAGTTAAGATTTTCTACATCAAGTTCATTTGGGACATACGACGAAGTAATGATGGACATTCTCAATATCTGATCCACATTGGCAAGAAGGATCATTTATAATACTAGCTTGAAAAAGTTCATAATTTAAGAATAAAGTGGAGCATCGCAATTGCGTTAcgataatatttaatttcctcgGGCCGAACAACAAAAAAACGTTTCAACTATACTTAGTAGACCATCGTTCTTcaattctttcttaaatttagaaatagagtcgACACTGCGAATTTTTGGGTCAAATTTATTCTACCCACGTATTGTAGAGCGATAAGCCGATTCAGTATCAAGGTAAAGTCTACAAAATGCAATAATAATAGCATGACAATTTCGCTACGGATAGTGGGTTGTACTTTGCACACATTGAGATACAagagttttattattattattaattttaagtgTATACAGTGTATTGATGGTTCAGTAATTACCACAATGTATTGTTCTTTTAGAAACCAGAAGTCCTTTATATGGagggaatattttttataaaatttaaatcgaTAATCTGCATATTACAAAATAGTTCCCAATTAACACATGAAGACATAGTCACTTTTTTATAATCCTACAAAAATaatgtatagaaaaataataGTTGTTGTTCTTTTGAGATTTATCTAccaattaattttcaatattgTCGGGTATAGAACTGGCATCTATCTTACTTTTAAATCTATTTCGAATTGCAgttaaaatatcataaaactccacgatataaatattgataaaaaaaattttttaactTATCATACATTCTATGAAAATTAGGCATGAATCAATATACTGTAATGGTAACATTTTGaaacttttctaaaatgtttGCTCGTTAGAATTACATTTGGCTCATTATACCTGTAttggtgaaattttaaaattgttataatgaTAATTTAATCTTAATACAATCTTAataatttaaatagaaaaatatttgacattgaaataatgatatttgaattattatatttCAAGGTTGGGGTGGAAGAAGATATTATCGAGGAACCCGTTGGCCAACAGTAACCCCTGTCGCAAACCCTGCCGCAAACCCTGCCGCAGCTGCTGCCGCCTTCCTTAGTATGTTTATTAAAATGATAttcatataataatatttgtagtgtaaacattttaaattgttaGAATAATTGTTCAATCTGTATTATTTTGATGGCAATTTATTTGCCCAATTAGAGTTTTGttagaaatatt contains:
- the LOC139488533 gene encoding uncharacterized protein, whose protein sequence is MKSLILIIAVLIGMLFVPAIESWGGRRYYRGTRWPTVTPVANPAANPAAAAAAFLRNDRRRTLAAACVAAATAAQSVCLPNALAVTPACAAADLRAQTVCGTRI